One part of the Arabidopsis thaliana chromosome 4, partial sequence genome encodes these proteins:
- the GRF1 gene encoding general regulatory factor 1 (general regulatory factor 1 (GRF1); CONTAINS InterPro DOMAIN/s: 14-3-3 protein (InterPro:IPR000308); BEST Arabidopsis thaliana protein match is: GF14 protein phi chain (TAIR:AT1G35160.2); Has 2700 Blast hits to 2690 proteins in 380 species: Archae - 0; Bacteria - 6; Metazoa - 1254; Fungi - 308; Plants - 767; Viruses - 0; Other Eukaryotes - 365 (source: NCBI BLink).), which produces MATPGASSARDEFVYMAKLAEQAERYEEMVEFMEKVAKAVDKDELTVEERNLLSVAYKNVIGARRASWRIISSIEQKEESRGNDDHVSLIRDYRSKIETELSDICDGILKLLDTILVPAAASGDSKVFYLKMKGDYHRYLAEFKSGQERKDAAEHTLTAYKAAQDIANSELAPTHPIRLGLALNFSVFYYEILNSPDRACNLAKQAFDEAIAELDTLGEESYKDSTLIMQLLRDNLTLWTSDMQIWISSLFDAFFWSNSDFGDCQLFYILIHSSILLSCGLILIMMILSNVFFNQDDVADDIKEAAPAAAKPADEQQS; this is translated from the exons ATGGCGACACCAGGAGCTTCCTCAGCAAGAGATGAATTCGTATACATGGCGAAACTCGCCGAACAAGCAGAGCGTTACGAAGAAATGGTTGAATTCATGGAGAAAGTCGCGAAAGCTGTTGACAAAGACGAACTCACCGTCGAAGAACGTAATCTCCTCTCCGTCGCTTACAAAAACGTCATCGGAGCTCGTCGTGCTTCGTGGAGAATCATTTCATCGATCGAACAAAAGGAGGAGTCTCGCGGTAACGATGACCACGTTTCGTTGATCCGTGACTACAGAAGCAAAATCGAAACGGAACTTTCTGATATCTGTGACGGAATCCTTAAGCTTCTCGATACGATTCTCGTTCCCGCTGCTGCTTCTGGAGATTCGAAGGTGTTTTATCTGAAGATGAAAGGTGATTATCATAGGTACTTGGCTGAGTTCAAATCTGGTCAAGAGAGGAAAGATGCTGCTGAACATACTCTTACTGCTTACAAAGCTGCTCAG GATATTGCTAATTCTGAATTGGCTCCAACGCATCCGATTCGTCTTGGTCTTGCGTTGAACTTCTCTGTGTTTTACTATGAGATTCTCAATTCTCCAGATCGTGCTTGTAATCTCGCTAAGCAG GCGTTTGATGAAGCAATTGCTGAATTGGATACTCTTGGTGAAGAGTCATACAAGGACAGTACTTTGATTATGCAGCTTCTTCGTGATAACCTCACTCTCTGGACTTCTGATATGCAG ATTTGGATATCAAGTTTATTTGATGCATTCTTCTGGTCTAATTCTGATTTTGGTGATTGTCAACTGT TTTACATTTTGATACATTCCTCAATCCTTCTTTCTTGTGGTCTGATTCTGATTATGATGATCttgtcaaatgtttttttcaatcaGGACGATGTTGCTGATGACATCAAAGAAGCAGCACCAGCAGCAGCAAAACCCGCTGACGAGCAACAATCCTAA
- the GRF1 gene encoding general regulatory factor 1 (general regulatory factor 1 (GRF1); FUNCTIONS IN: protein phosphorylated amino acid binding; INVOLVED IN: response to cadmium ion; LOCATED IN: in 7 components; EXPRESSED IN: 9 plant structures; EXPRESSED DURING: L mature pollen stage, M germinated pollen stage, seedling growth; CONTAINS InterPro DOMAIN/s: 14-3-3 protein (InterPro:IPR000308); BEST Arabidopsis thaliana protein match is: GF14 protein phi chain (TAIR:AT1G35160.1); Has 30201 Blast hits to 17322 proteins in 780 species: Archae - 12; Bacteria - 1396; Metazoa - 17338; Fungi - 3422; Plants - 5037; Viruses - 0; Other Eukaryotes - 2996 (source: NCBI BLink).) produces the protein MATPGASSARDEFVYMAKLAEQAERYEEMVEFMEKVAKAVDKDELTVEERNLLSVAYKNVIGARRASWRIISSIEQKEESRGNDDHVSLIRDYRSKIETELSDICDGILKLLDTILVPAAASGDSKVFYLKMKGDYHRYLAEFKSGQERKDAAEHTLTAYKAAQDIANSELAPTHPIRLGLALNFSVFYYEILNSPDRACNLAKQAFDEAIAELDTLGEESYKDSTLIMQLLRDNLTLWTSDMQDDVADDIKEAAPAAAKPADEQQS, from the exons ATGGCGACACCAGGAGCTTCCTCAGCAAGAGATGAATTCGTATACATGGCGAAACTCGCCGAACAAGCAGAGCGTTACGAAGAAATGGTTGAATTCATGGAGAAAGTCGCGAAAGCTGTTGACAAAGACGAACTCACCGTCGAAGAACGTAATCTCCTCTCCGTCGCTTACAAAAACGTCATCGGAGCTCGTCGTGCTTCGTGGAGAATCATTTCATCGATCGAACAAAAGGAGGAGTCTCGCGGTAACGATGACCACGTTTCGTTGATCCGTGACTACAGAAGCAAAATCGAAACGGAACTTTCTGATATCTGTGACGGAATCCTTAAGCTTCTCGATACGATTCTCGTTCCCGCTGCTGCTTCTGGAGATTCGAAGGTGTTTTATCTGAAGATGAAAGGTGATTATCATAGGTACTTGGCTGAGTTCAAATCTGGTCAAGAGAGGAAAGATGCTGCTGAACATACTCTTACTGCTTACAAAGCTGCTCAG GATATTGCTAATTCTGAATTGGCTCCAACGCATCCGATTCGTCTTGGTCTTGCGTTGAACTTCTCTGTGTTTTACTATGAGATTCTCAATTCTCCAGATCGTGCTTGTAATCTCGCTAAGCAG GCGTTTGATGAAGCAATTGCTGAATTGGATACTCTTGGTGAAGAGTCATACAAGGACAGTACTTTGATTATGCAGCTTCTTCGTGATAACCTCACTCTCTGGACTTCTGATATGCAG GACGATGTTGCTGATGACATCAAAGAAGCAGCACCAGCAGCAGCAAAACCCGCTGACGAGCAACAATCCTAA
- the TL29 gene encoding ascorbate peroxidase 4 (ascorbate peroxidase 4 (APX4); FUNCTIONS IN: peroxidase activity, heme binding; INVOLVED IN: oxidation reduction, response to oxidative stress; LOCATED IN: in 7 components; EXPRESSED IN: 22 plant structures; EXPRESSED DURING: 15 growth stages; CONTAINS InterPro DOMAIN/s: Haem peroxidase (InterPro:IPR010255), Plant ascorbate peroxidase (InterPro:IPR002207), Haem peroxidase, plant/fungal/bacterial (InterPro:IPR002016); BEST Arabidopsis thaliana protein match is: ascorbate peroxidase 5 (TAIR:AT4G35970.1); Has 1182 Blast hits to 1180 proteins in 264 species: Archae - 20; Bacteria - 119; Metazoa - 0; Fungi - 348; Plants - 604; Viruses - 0; Other Eukaryotes - 91 (source: NCBI BLink).), translated as MGGVSFLSTVPSFTNTTNHQHLTTLSSSSHRSAVIRCSKIEPQVSGESLAFHRRDVLKLAGTAVGMELIGNGFINNVGDAKAADLNQRRQRSEFQSKIKILLSTTIKAKPELVPSLLKLALNDAMTYDKATKSGGANGSIRFSSELSRAENEGLSDGLSLIEEVKKEIDSISKGGPISYADIIQLAGQSAVKFTYLASAIRKCGGNEEKGNLLYTAYGSAGQWGLFDRNFGRSDATEADPEGRVPQWGKATVQEMKDKFIAVGLGPRQLAVMSAFLGPDQAATEQLLATDPQVAPWVQKYQRSRETVSQTDYEVDLITAFTKLSCLGQQINFEAYTYPVERINLSKLKL; from the exons ATGGGAGGAGTGTCCTTCCTCTCCACTGTTCCTTCCTTCACCAACACAACCAATCATCAACATCTCACtacactctcttcttcttctcatcgcTCT GCTGTTATACGATGTTCCAAGATTGAACCTCAAGTTTCCGGTGAAAGTTTAGCTTTCCACCGCCGTGATGTTCTCAAACTCGCCGGCACTGCAGTCGGAATG GAATTAATAGGCAACGGTTTCATTAACAATGTGGGTGATGCAAAAGCTGCTGACTTGAATCAACGTAGACAACGATCCGAGTTTCAAT CAAAGATCAAGATTTTGCTTTCAACCACCATTAAGGCTAAACCGGAGCTTGTACCTTCCTTACTCAAACTAGCTCTCAATGATGCTATGACTTATGATAAG GCTACTAAATCCGGGGGAGCCAATGGATCCATACGGTTCAG CTCTGAGCTAAGTAGAGCAGAGAATGAGGGACTTTCTGATGGGTTGAGTTTGATAGAGGAAGTGAAGAAGGAGATTGACTCTATCTCGAAGGGAGGTCCTATTTCATATGCAGATATCATTCAATTAGCAG GACAATCAGCGGTCAAGTTTACATATTTAGCATCGGCTATCCGAAAATGTGGTGGAAATGAAGAGAAGGGGAACTTACTTTACACAGCATATGGTTCAGCTGGTCAG TGGGGATTGTTTGATAGAAATTTTGGAAGGAGTGATGCAACAGAGGCTGATCCAGAAGGCAGAGTCCCACAATGGGGGAAAGCAACTGTGCAAGAGATGAAAGATAAGTTCATTGCTGTTGGATTGGGTCCTCGTCAG CTAGCTGTAATGTCTGCATTCTTGGGTCCTGATCAAGCTGCAACAGAACAGCTCTTAGCTACTGACCCTCAAGTTGCTCCATGGGTTCAGAAGTATCAAAGAAGCCGTGAAACCGTATCTCAGACTGATTACGAG GTTGATCTCATAACTGCATTCACAAAGCTAAGTTGCTTAGGACAGCAAATCAACTTCGAGGCATATACATATCCCGTCGAACGGATCAATCTGAGCAAACTCAAGCTATAA
- the TL29 gene encoding ascorbate peroxidase 4, producing MDPYDWEIWITENPQKCILHKTKTHSPFSSDNSFSFLLSSLSHHKPEMGGVSFLSTVPSFTNTTNHQHLTTLSSSSHRSAVIRCSKIEPQVSGESLAFHRRDVLKLAGTAVGMELIGNGFINNVGDAKAADLNQRRQRSEFQSKIKILLSTTIKAKPELVPSLLKLALNDAMTYDKATKSGGANGSIRFSSELSRAENEGLSDGLSLIEEVKKEIDSISKGGPISYADIIQLAGQSAVKFTYLASAIRKCGGNEEKGNLLYTAYGSAGQWGLFDRNFGRSDATEADPEGRVPQWGKATVQEMKDKFIAVGLGPRQLAVMSAFLGPDQAATEQLLATDPQVAPWVQKYQRSRETVSQTDYEVDLITAFTKLSCLGQQINFEAYTYPVERINLSKLKL from the exons ATGGACCCATATGATTGGGAGATTTGGATAACAGAGAATCCACAAAAGTGTATCcttcacaaaaccaaaacacactctccattttcttcagacaactctttctcctttcttctctcttctctgtctcATCACAAACCAGAAATGGGAGGAGTGTCCTTCCTCTCCACTGTTCCTTCCTTCACCAACACAACCAATCATCAACATCTCACtacactctcttcttcttctcatcgcTCT GCTGTTATACGATGTTCCAAGATTGAACCTCAAGTTTCCGGTGAAAGTTTAGCTTTCCACCGCCGTGATGTTCTCAAACTCGCCGGCACTGCAGTCGGAATG GAATTAATAGGCAACGGTTTCATTAACAATGTGGGTGATGCAAAAGCTGCTGACTTGAATCAACGTAGACAACGATCCGAGTTTCAAT CAAAGATCAAGATTTTGCTTTCAACCACCATTAAGGCTAAACCGGAGCTTGTACCTTCCTTACTCAAACTAGCTCTCAATGATGCTATGACTTATGATAAG GCTACTAAATCCGGGGGAGCCAATGGATCCATACGGTTCAG CTCTGAGCTAAGTAGAGCAGAGAATGAGGGACTTTCTGATGGGTTGAGTTTGATAGAGGAAGTGAAGAAGGAGATTGACTCTATCTCGAAGGGAGGTCCTATTTCATATGCAGATATCATTCAATTAGCAG GACAATCAGCGGTCAAGTTTACATATTTAGCATCGGCTATCCGAAAATGTGGTGGAAATGAAGAGAAGGGGAACTTACTTTACACAGCATATGGTTCAGCTGGTCAG TGGGGATTGTTTGATAGAAATTTTGGAAGGAGTGATGCAACAGAGGCTGATCCAGAAGGCAGAGTCCCACAATGGGGGAAAGCAACTGTGCAAGAGATGAAAGATAAGTTCATTGCTGTTGGATTGGGTCCTCGTCAG CTAGCTGTAATGTCTGCATTCTTGGGTCCTGATCAAGCTGCAACAGAACAGCTCTTAGCTACTGACCCTCAAGTTGCTCCATGGGTTCAGAAGTATCAAAGAAGCCGTGAAACCGTATCTCAGACTGATTACGAG GTTGATCTCATAACTGCATTCACAAAGCTAAGTTGCTTAGGACAGCAAATCAACTTCGAGGCATATACATATCCCGTCGAACGGATCAATCTGAGCAAACTCAAGCTATAA
- the TL29 gene encoding ascorbate peroxidase 4, giving the protein MELIGNGFINNVGDAKAADLNQRRQRSEFQSKIKILLSTTIKAKPELVPSLLKLALNDAMTYDKATKSGGANGSIRFSSELSRAENEGLSDGLSLIEEVKKEIDSISKGGPISYADIIQLAGQSAVKFTYLASAIRKCGGNEEKGNLLYTAYGSAGQWGLFDRNFGRSDATEADPEGRVPQWGKATVQEMKDKFIAVGLGPRQLAVMSAFLGPDQAATEQLLATDPQVAPWVQKYQRSRETVSQTDYEVDLITAFTKLSCLGQQINFEAYTYPVERINLSKLKL; this is encoded by the exons ATG GAATTAATAGGCAACGGTTTCATTAACAATGTGGGTGATGCAAAAGCTGCTGACTTGAATCAACGTAGACAACGATCCGAGTTTCAAT CAAAGATCAAGATTTTGCTTTCAACCACCATTAAGGCTAAACCGGAGCTTGTACCTTCCTTACTCAAACTAGCTCTCAATGATGCTATGACTTATGATAAG GCTACTAAATCCGGGGGAGCCAATGGATCCATACGGTTCAG CTCTGAGCTAAGTAGAGCAGAGAATGAGGGACTTTCTGATGGGTTGAGTTTGATAGAGGAAGTGAAGAAGGAGATTGACTCTATCTCGAAGGGAGGTCCTATTTCATATGCAGATATCATTCAATTAGCAG GACAATCAGCGGTCAAGTTTACATATTTAGCATCGGCTATCCGAAAATGTGGTGGAAATGAAGAGAAGGGGAACTTACTTTACACAGCATATGGTTCAGCTGGTCAG TGGGGATTGTTTGATAGAAATTTTGGAAGGAGTGATGCAACAGAGGCTGATCCAGAAGGCAGAGTCCCACAATGGGGGAAAGCAACTGTGCAAGAGATGAAAGATAAGTTCATTGCTGTTGGATTGGGTCCTCGTCAG CTAGCTGTAATGTCTGCATTCTTGGGTCCTGATCAAGCTGCAACAGAACAGCTCTTAGCTACTGACCCTCAAGTTGCTCCATGGGTTCAGAAGTATCAAAGAAGCCGTGAAACCGTATCTCAGACTGATTACGAG GTTGATCTCATAACTGCATTCACAAAGCTAAGTTGCTTAGGACAGCAAATCAACTTCGAGGCATATACATATCCCGTCGAACGGATCAATCTGAGCAAACTCAAGCTATAA
- a CDS encoding Mitochondrial ribosomal protein L27 (Mitochondrial ribosomal protein L27; CONTAINS InterPro DOMAIN/s: Ribosomal protein L27/L41, mitochondrial (InterPro:IPR019189), Protein kinase-like domain (InterPro:IPR011009); BEST Arabidopsis thaliana protein match is: Mitochondrial ribosomal protein L27 (TAIR:AT5G40080.1); Has 30201 Blast hits to 17322 proteins in 780 species: Archae - 12; Bacteria - 1396; Metazoa - 17338; Fungi - 3422; Plants - 5037; Viruses - 0; Other Eukaryotes - 2996 (source: NCBI BLink).) yields MVGLASTKSIRPPPSRYHDDFIEEGSLGRGGYGKVVQCVFKMDQKVYAVKGILMTSVDPLLMPSTAEILTEFWKMTLGLLFGIGRTFRRKRASSLDILSPKRAPRDFYKGKNCKPPGFHTRKAR; encoded by the exons ATGGTTGGACTCGCTTCAACAAAGTCTATTCGTCCACCGCCTTCAAGGTATCATGACGATTTTATAGAGGAAGGTAGCCTAGGTCGTGGAGGGTATGGCAAAGTGGTCCAATGTGTGTTCAAAATGGATCAAAAGGTGTACGCTGTCAAAGGAATTTTGATGACCTCTGTAGACCCTCTTCTTATGCCATCAACTGCAGAGATTCTCACAGA ATTTTGGAAGATGACATTAGGGTTGTTATTCGGGATTGGAAGAACATTCCGAAGAAAGAGAGCTTCTTCGCTTGATATTCTCTCTCCCAAACGAGCTCCCAGAGACTTTTACAAGGGAAAAAACTGTAAACCTCCTGGTTTCCACACTCGTAAag CCAGATAA
- the ISA3 gene encoding isoamylase 3 (isoamylase 3 (ISA3); FUNCTIONS IN: isoamylase activity, alpha-amylase activity; INVOLVED IN: carbohydrate metabolic process, starch catabolic process; LOCATED IN: chloroplast, chloroplast stroma, chloroplast starch grain; EXPRESSED IN: 23 plant structures; EXPRESSED DURING: 13 growth stages; CONTAINS InterPro DOMAIN/s: Glycosyl hydrolase, family 13, all-beta (InterPro:IPR013780), Immunoglobulin-like fold (InterPro:IPR013783), Glycoside hydrolase, family 13, N-terminal (InterPro:IPR004193), Immunoglobulin E-set (InterPro:IPR014756), Glycoside hydrolase, catalytic core (InterPro:IPR017853), Glycoside hydrolase, subgroup, catalytic core (InterPro:IPR013781), Glycosyl hydrolase, family 13, catalytic domain (InterPro:IPR006047); BEST Arabidopsis thaliana protein match is: isoamylase 1 (TAIR:AT2G39930.1); Has 30201 Blast hits to 17322 proteins in 780 species: Archae - 12; Bacteria - 1396; Metazoa - 17338; Fungi - 3422; Plants - 5037; Viruses - 0; Other Eukaryotes - 2996 (source: NCBI BLink).): MLTSPSSSSTYDPFSSNFSPSLTNAFSSSFTIPMGLKLSRRVTRARIFSRKIKDRSTLKVTCRRAHERVVEEEASTMTETKLFKVSSGEVSPLGVSQVDKGINFALFSQNATSVTLCLSLSQSGKDDTDDDGMIELVLDPSVNKTGDTWHICVEDLPLNNVLYGYRVDGPGEWQQGHRFDRSILLLDPYAKLVKGHSSFGDSSQKFAQFYGTYDFESSPFDWGDDYKFPNIPEKDLVIYEMNVRAFTADESSGMDPAIGGSYLGFIEKIPHLQDLGINAVELLPVFEFDELELQRRSNPRDHMVNTWGYSTVNFFAPMSRYASGEGDPIKASKEFKEMVKALHSAGIEVILDVVYNHTNEADDKYPYTTSFRGIDNKVYYMLDPNNQLLNFSGCGNTLNCNHPVVMELILDSLRHWVTEYHVDGFRFDLASVLCRATDGSPLSAPPLIRAIAKDSVLSRCKIIAEPWDCGGLYLVGKFPNWDRWAEWNGMYRDDVRRFIKGDSGMKGSFATRVSGSSDLYQVNQRKPYHGVNFVIAHDGFTLRDLVSYNFKHNEANGEGGNDGCNDNHSWNCGFEGETGDAHIKSLRTRQMKNFHLALMISQGTPMMLMGDEYGHTRYGNNNSYGHDTSLNNFQWKELDAKKQNHFRFFSEVIKFRHSHHVLKHENFLTQGEITWHEDNWDNSESKFLAFTLHDGIGGRDIYVAFNAHDYFVKALIPQPPPGKQWFRVADTNLESPDDFVREGVAGVADTYNVAPFSSILLQSK, from the exons ATGCTtacttcaccttcttcttcttctacatatGATCCATTCTCTTCCAATTTCTCTCCGTCGCTCACTAATGCCTTCTCTAGTAGCTTCACCATTCCCATGGG ATTGAAATTGAGTAGGAGAGTCACCAGAGCTCGGATCTTCTCTCGTAAG ATTAAGGATCGTTCAACACTTAAGGTCACTTGTCGTCGCGCACACGAACGTGTGGTTGAG GAAGAAGCATCTACAATGACGGAGACGAAattgtttaaagtttcttcTGGTGAGGTATCTCCTCTTGGTGTGTCACAAGTCGATAAGGGAATCaattttgctttgttttctcagAATGCTACTTCTGTCACACTCTGCTTATCACTATCCCAGAG TGGTAAGGATGATACGGATGATGATGGTATGATAGAGTTGGTTTTGGATCCCAGTGTAAACAAGACTGGAGATACTTGGCACATTTGTGTTGAG GATTTGCCTCTCAATAATGTTCTCTATGGTTACCGTGTTGATGGTCCTGGAGAATGGCAACAAGGGCATCGGTTTGATCGTAGTATTTTGCTTTTGGATCCCTATGCTAAGCTAGTTAAAGGTCATAGTTCTTTTGGAGATAGTAGTCAGAAGTTTGCTCAATTTTATGGAACTTATGACTTTGAGAGCTCGCCATTTGACTGGGGAGATGACTACAAGTTTCCTAACATACCTGAG AAGGATCTTGTTATTTATGAAATGAATGTTCGTGCTTTTACTGCTGATGAATCCAGTGGGATGGACCCAGCTATAGGAGGCAGTTACCTCGGTTTCATTGAGAAG atccCACACCTTCAAGATCTGGGTATAAATGCAGTGGAATTATTGCCAGTGTTTGAGTTTGATGAACTGGAGCTTCAGAGGCGTTCTAACCCTAGGGATCACATG GTTAACACATGGGGTTACTCGACAGTTAACTTTTTTGCTCCGATGAGCCGATATGCTAGTGGTGAGGGAGACCCTATTAAAGCTTCGAAAGAGTTTAAAGAAATGGTCAAAGCCTTGCATTCTGCTGGTATAGAG GTCATTTTGGACGTAGTTTATAATCACACCAACGAAGCAGATGACAAATACCCTTATACCACTTCATTTCGTGGCATAGACAACAAG GTTTATTACATGCTTGATCCAAACAACCAACTGCTTAACTTTTCTGGCTGTG GGAATACACTGAACTGTAACCATCCAGTTGTTATGGAACTCATACTTGATAGCTTAAGGCACTG GGTCACTGAATATCACGTGGATGGTTTCCGGTTTGATCTTGCTAGTGTGCTTTGCCGAGCAACAGATGGATCTCCACTCAGTGCTCCCCCACTGATAAGG GCAATTGCCAAGGATTCTGTTCTGTCAAGATGTAAAATAATTGCAGAGCCTTGGGATTGTGGAGGATTATATCTAGTCGGGAAGTTTCCAAATTGGGATAG GTGGGCTGAGTGGAATGGGATGTACCGGGATGATGTTAGAAGATTTATCAAG GGTGACAGTGGCATGAAAGGAAGCTTTGCTACTCGGGTTTCTGGATCTTCCGATCTTTACCag GTTAACCAGAGGAAGCCTTACCATGGTGTAAATTTTGTGATCGCACATGATGGATTCACATTGCGAGATCTTGTATCGTACAACTTTAAG CACAATGAGGCCAATGGAGAAGGAGGAAATGATGGATGTAATGACAATCATAGCTGGAACTGTGGTTTTGAAG GGGAAACTGGTGATGCTCACATCAAATCTTTACGTACTCGGCAAATGAAGAACTTTCATTTAGCTTTGATGATTTCTCAG GGAACACCAATGATGCTAATGGGAGACGAATATGGACATACACGGTATGGTAACAACAATAGCTACGGACATGATACCTCCCTTAACAATTTCCAGTGGAAAGAG CTCGACGCAAAGAAGCAGAACCATTTCAGGTTTTTCTCGGAGGTGATCAAGTTCCGACATTCACACCATGTACTCAAGCATGAAAATTTCCTCACCCAA GGTGAGATTACATGGCATGAAGATAATTGGGACAACAGTGAGAGCAAGTTCCTAGCTTTCAC TCTCCATGACGGTATAGGTGGCCGTGACATCTATGTGGCATTCAACGCCCACGACTACTTTGTCAAGGCTCTGATTCCACAGCCACCACCGGGAAAACAATGGTTCCGTGTG GCTGACACAAACCTCGAGTCGCCGGATGATTTTGTGAGGGAAGGTGTGGCCGGTGTGGCTGATACCTACAATGTGGCCCCATTCTCTTCAATCCTTCTCCAGTCCAAGTAA
- the AGP10 gene encoding arabinogalactan protein 10 (arabinogalactan protein 10 (AGP10); BEST Arabidopsis thaliana protein match is: arabinogalactan protein 5 (TAIR:AT1G35230.1); Has 48976 Blast hits to 22309 proteins in 1360 species: Archae - 353; Bacteria - 13758; Metazoa - 10045; Fungi - 3818; Plants - 7001; Viruses - 1838; Other Eukaryotes - 12163 (source: NCBI BLink).) translates to MASKSVVVLLFLALIASSAIAQAPGPAPTRSPLPSPAQPPRTAAPTPSITPTPTPTPSATPTAAPVSPPAGSPLPSSASPPAPPTSLTPDGAPVAGPTGSTPVDNNNAATLAAGSLAGFVFVASLLL, encoded by the coding sequence ATGGCTTCAAAATCCGTCGTCGTTTTGCTCTTCCTCGCTCTCATAGCTTCATCAGCCATAGCTCAAGCTCCAGGACCAGCTCCAACAAGATCTCCTCTTCCATCTCCTGCTCAACCTCCAAGAACCGCCGCACCAACTCCTTCAATCACACCAACTCCAACTCCAACACCATCCGCTACTCCCACGGCGGCTCCAGTTTCTCCTCCGGCTGGTTCACCACTTCCCTCCTCCGCTTCACCACCCGCTCCTCCAACTTCTCTCACTCCTGATGGTGCACCTGTCGCTGGTCCGACTGGATCCACTCCCGTCGATAACAACAACGCCGCCACTCTCGCTGCTGGATCTTTAGCCGGATTTGTATTCGTCGCTTCTTTGTTACTGtaa